The Leptotrichia sp. OH3620_COT-345 region AATACCTCTTTTTGTATCTTCAATTTCAAACTTACTACTATTCCAAGCTCCTTGTACTTCCCATTTTATTTTATCTACACTCCAATCATCTGGAAACATTGTTGTTTTTGCTCTTTCCTTCCGTGAAGGCTCATTGCCACCCTCACTCTCCTGCTATCGGCTACAAAATTTTTATCCCTCATAAATATAAAATTATGCTTGGAAAACAGCAAACTCTCTTCGCTCAAATAGCTGTTTTCCTTATCAGCATAATTTTATATTTATTCGGAAAATTTTGAATGCCGAAGTTTTAATTTTACCTTTATATATCATTTATTTCTACTTCAAGGTAACTGTTTATATCTCTTGGCATTTTTAGAAATTCTTTCCAACCAATTAATGCTTTCTTATATTCCTCAAATGTACATTGCCAATCTTTCCAATCATCATCATCTTCCCAAAAATATTCAAAATACACTTTATCTTTAGTTACCTTAAACCCAAATATTTCTATTGCACTTTCATAACTTTCTATTTCTTCATTTTCTATCTGTTCTATTATCCTTACATTTTCATTTATATCACTGTTATCTATTGTATTTATTGCATTCATTAAATATTGAGAATAATTTTTATGATATTTTTCCGCATTTACAATACTGCAATACCCTCCCCATAATTCCCCTCTTTTACTTATATGATAATAACATTTCATCTTCACTTTAACTCATCTCCTTTATAAAGAGGATAAGCTAAAACTTTATTGTTCACAAATCCTTCTATTTTTATTCCGCTTGGAGATGTTCCTTGCCAATTTTTTTTATTGGATTTATTATTTCAAAATCACTACTATTCCAAGCCCCTTGTACTTCCCATTTTATTTTATCTACACTCCAATCATCTGGAAACATTGTTGTTTTTGCTCTTTTTCCCTTCCATATGTCTTTTAGCGGATCATATATCTCCACTTTGGCTTGGTAAGCTCCATTTTTATCTGGAATTTTAAATATTCTTGTTACTCTTACATTTTCTCCTACTTTATGTCCTCCTGCTGTTCCTTTTCCATTTTTTGTTATCTCTCCCTCTATTATATGTTTAAAATCAAATTTTGCAACTTCAGTATTCTTCTGATACACATAATTAGGATTTTTTATTAAGTAATCAGACTTTATAATATCACCATAATTTTTTACCACTGCCTTCTGACTTATATAACTTAATAAACCATTTTCCGCCTTTATATTGTAATATCTATCAGGAGTTGTAAATGTAGGACTCTTGTACTCCGCTCTTCTTGCCCTCTCCTTAACAACATAATCCACTATACCGTTATTCTTATAGTAATTGTTATAAGTGTTAAGCTCTGCCGACATCACTCCCGTCATTGCATTTATATGATTATAGTCAGCTTCTGTTCCCCCATGATTTACTATATAATCCAGTATCGGGTTTCTTATCTTTATAGCATTTGATGTCAAACTGTCATTATGTTTTTGTACCCTTGTAAATTCTTCTATCGCTTTACCTTTTTTCAACCCACTGTCTGTCGATAAAGCATATCCTACATTCTGCAATCCTACATAGGTCTCATTTAAACCCATTCCTCCTACACCTAAACCCGAACCCATCATTTGAGCTCCTATAAAACATGCTCCTCCATAACAAAGCATGCCACCTAATGCTACCGATGTCCCTCCTATTTTTGCTCTCATTACTCCTGTACCTGTCTGTATCAAACCGTTCAGTAACATATCATTTTTTATATCTTTATTAGCTTGAGCATCTATCTTCCTTATTCCATAACCTGTTACAAATAACCCAGGTACATAAACTACCTGTCCGTTTAATACATCTTTTCTGAATTCTTCCAATGTTATTTTTACAAGCGGTAGTTCTCTATCCGATACTGCTCCTCTACTGTCTGCCTCTTCATTTATTATACGTTCATTTACAAGATAATACTTTCCTTCAGAAGTTATTACTTTCATTTTATAAGTAAATACATTACCGTTTTTCATTACATGTTCATAAAATGCTTTTTCTTCTGATGACATTACCTTATCTTTTTCATATAATTCATCTTCTTTTATCTTTTTTACGCCTTCTTTATATATCTTTTCTACTTCTTTATGACTTTTACCTTTTCTTTTAGCGGCTAAAGCTTTCTTTTCAACATTTTCATATTTTGATATTTTTCTTAAACTTTTTTCTGAAGCTATTTTACCCTGTTTTCCAATATTTACATTAAACTTATTCTCATATCTAAAGTCTACTCCTATTAAATCTTTAAACTGCATATCCTTATTACTATATCTGTTAAGTCTTGCTCTGTCTTCATCTGTTAGCTTTGACATTACAGGTCTACTATCTT contains the following coding sequences:
- a CDS encoding EndoU domain-containing protein; translated protein: MSKLTDEDRARLNRYSNKDMQFKDLIGVDFRYENKFNVNIGKQGKIASEKSLRKISKYENVEKKALAAKRKGKSHKEVEKIYKEGVKKIKEDELYEKDKVMSSEEKAFYEHVMKNGNVFTYKMKVITSEGKYYLVNERIINEEADSRGAVSDRELPLVKITLEEFRKDVLNGQVVYVPGLFVTGYGIRKIDAQANKDIKNDMLLNGLIQTGTGVMRAKIGGTSVALGGMLCYGGACFIGAQMMGSGLGVGGMGLNETYVGLQNVGYALSTDSGLKKGKAIEEFTRVQKHNDSLTSNAIKIRNPILDYIVNHGGTEADYNHINAMTGVMSAELNTYNNYYKNNGIVDYVVKERARRAEYKSPTFTTPDRYYNIKAENGLLSYISQKAVVKNYGDIIKSDYLIKNPNYVYQKNTEVAKFDFKHIIEGEITKNGKGTAGGHKVGENVRVTRIFKIPDKNGAYQAKVEIYDPLKDIWKGKRAKTTMFPDDWSVDKIKWEVQGAWNSSDFEIINPIKKIGKEHLQAE